The following are encoded in a window of Sinorhizobium sojae CCBAU 05684 genomic DNA:
- a CDS encoding Flp family type IVb pilin, producing the protein MKTIFARLLKDESGATAIEYGLIAALISVALIAGATTVGDSLENVFNAIGGELTAAETAL; encoded by the coding sequence ATGAAGACCATTTTCGCTCGCCTGCTGAAAGACGAATCCGGTGCAACCGCAATCGAATACGGCCTGATCGCAGCTCTCATCTCCGTCGCTCTGATCGCCGGCGCCACGACGGTCGGCGACAGCCTTGAGAACGTATTCAACGCCATTGGCGGCGAACTGACCGCAGCCGAAACCGCGCTCTAA
- a CDS encoding pilus assembly protein N-terminal domain-containing protein codes for MKTSLAAGQAATLALTIAGFLAVSAPAGAQAAEEMMRVYMDHARVLKLDRPVSKVIIGNSDVADATVADAKTIVLTGRNFGTTNLVILDQDGNAIVDERILVSIDEGNTLRVYKQTARTVYSCSPNCERHVEREAAASTSD; via the coding sequence ATGAAAACGTCACTTGCGGCCGGGCAGGCCGCCACGCTCGCACTGACAATCGCCGGATTTCTTGCGGTTTCCGCACCAGCGGGCGCGCAGGCGGCCGAAGAGATGATGCGCGTCTATATGGATCACGCGCGCGTTCTGAAACTGGATCGCCCGGTGAGCAAGGTGATCATCGGCAATTCCGATGTCGCGGATGCGACCGTTGCGGACGCGAAGACGATCGTGCTGACGGGGCGCAATTTCGGCACGACGAATCTCGTCATCCTCGACCAGGACGGCAACGCCATCGTCGACGAGCGCATTCTCGTGTCGATCGACGAAGGCAATACGCTCCGCGTCTACAAGCAGACCGCGCGCACCGTCTATTCCTGCTCGCCCAATTGCGAGCGCCACGTCGAGCGCGAGGCAGCGGCCTCGACCAGTGATTGA
- a CDS encoding TadE/TadG family type IV pilus assembly protein — protein sequence MSTETKACMRKRARRGLFPRLIGDRKGATAIEFAILALPFFLIVFASIETFVAFAGEQLLANATDTLARKIRTGEITFNQGKSTDMTEAEFRQAFCDEISILMTCSSTEVSQPQKLFLDVREITHLTTIPAAVPRVGSSSSSDLDTSGFKFAPGDAASFTMLRAYYRWEVITDLVRPYVTNLRPAGTSMPRDFLMVATATFRNENY from the coding sequence ATGTCGACAGAAACGAAAGCATGCATGCGTAAGCGCGCACGGCGCGGTCTCTTTCCTCGACTCATCGGCGACAGGAAGGGTGCGACGGCGATCGAATTCGCCATTCTCGCCTTGCCCTTCTTCCTCATCGTCTTCGCGTCGATCGAGACATTCGTCGCCTTTGCCGGCGAGCAATTGCTGGCGAACGCGACCGATACGCTCGCACGCAAAATCCGCACCGGCGAAATCACCTTCAATCAGGGCAAGTCGACGGACATGACCGAGGCGGAGTTCCGCCAGGCCTTTTGCGACGAAATCTCCATCCTGATGACCTGTTCTTCGACCGAGGTCAGCCAGCCGCAGAAGCTCTTCCTCGATGTCCGCGAGATCACGCACCTGACAACGATCCCGGCGGCGGTGCCGCGGGTCGGTTCTTCCTCGTCCTCCGATCTCGACACCAGCGGCTTTAAGTTCGCACCGGGCGATGCGGCAAGCTTCACCATGTTGCGCGCCTATTATCGCTGGGAGGTCATCACCGATCTCGTCCGGCCCTATGTCACCAATCTGCGCCCCGCCGGCACAAGCATGCCGCGGGATTTCCTGATGGTCGCCACCGCGACTTTCCGAAACGAGAACTATTGA